The following is a genomic window from Candidatus Zymogenus saltonus.
ACCTCGGCTCGAGGGCCCCGGTAAAGACCATCGTGGCGACGATCCCCCCGGAATCGTTGAATCCACAGGTGAACTCAAAGGCGAGGGCTAATATTATCAAAGAAAAGAATAATATAAGAAATGTCGTTCCTATCTACTCCTCCAATACTTACAATTTTTTACCCTGTTTCATTATCCACTTGTAATTCAATATCACCCAACATCACTCATGTGATAAATATTGATCATCATAATTGGGCACTTGGCGTTTCGGATTACCCTCTCGGCGGTGCTCCCGAATAATACCCTCTCGAGCCCGGACTGCCCGTGGGACCCAATCAGTATCAGGTCCGCGTCCTTCTCCTCCGAAAACCTCAAGATCTCCTTATATGCATCCCCCCTTGAGAGGATTAATTCATAATCGGTCTTCCCCTCTAATTTTTTACTGCAATAGTCCTTCAGCTCCATTTCGGCGACCTTAAGGATCTCCTCCATCACCCTGTCCAAGGAGACATGGGGGACCGCGATGTATGAGTACCTGCTGAAATCCTCGACTATATGTATGATATACAGCTTTGCTCCGAATTTCTCCACAAAGGTTACCGCATACTCCATTAGCAGATCCGAGGTCTCCGAAAAATCAATCGGCACAATTATTTTGTCAATCTTCTTCATAAAACGCACCTCCAAAAATTCGCGTATCTTACATCAACATCATTAAGGACAAATCGCCACATTGGTTATTACCAGGTCCATTCGGTCCGCCCCGCATCCATGCCCCTCTTTACACCCCAGGTAATCGACCTCAAAGACCTTCTCTACCTTAACAATCCCGTAGGGCGGCGCCTTTTCGCTGAATTTTACGCTTGCAAAGGGGACGGCCCCCTTTTTAAAAGTCACCTCAAAATCGAAACACCTTGTCTTTCCGGTTGTATTATAGAAGACCCCTTTCAAAACCATCGTACAATCGGTACAGCTTTGACCGTAGGCGACGAACTCCTTGGAAACCATTATGATATCACGATTTTCGTCATACGGCCGCGCCTCCGGCACAAGCAAAATGGAGAATATCAACAGGACTATAAGTCGCTTCATGATCAAATAATACCATAATATCCATAATAAAAGCAAGTGCCGCAAAAAAAACTTGACAGATTTACAACAATATCGTATAATTATGGCTAAATTATCTATAATTATATCAAAATATCAGTAAAAGTAGTAATATTATAGCATTGTAGATATTGTGGCACTTTAGATATTATAGCACTATAGATGTTTTAAATTATAGATACTTCGATTGTCTTCCAAATTTACCATCCCGGACAGAAAAATTATGGGTGTCGGGAATAAAAATAGAAATAGCGAATTGAAATCCTCCCTGAAGCGATTCTTCGTATTCTGTTCCTTTTTCTCCCTCCTTTTTGTATTTGTCTCAGGGGCCGGGGCCGACGCCGCAAAGGATAAGCTGGCCTACGCCCAAAAGAGTTACGAGGACCTTCAGAAATCGGAAAAGAGGAAATCCTACAAATCGCTCTGGCTTGACGTTATTAAGCAATTTGAATCCGT
Proteins encoded in this region:
- a CDS encoding universal stress protein, coding for MKKIDKIIVPIDFSETSDLLMEYAVTFVEKFGAKLYIIHIVEDFSRYSYIAVPHVSLDRVMEEILKVAEMELKDYCSKKLEGKTDYELILSRGDAYKEILRFSEEKDADLILIGSHGQSGLERVLFGSTAERVIRNAKCPIMMINIYHMSDVG